The following are encoded together in the Eriocheir sinensis breed Jianghai 21 chromosome 28, ASM2467909v1, whole genome shotgun sequence genome:
- the LOC127004480 gene encoding paired amphipathic helix protein Sin3a-like isoform X6, whose product MNRRVDDLSGRGEAVSGIVSAGGVAGGLTQGGQGVTGGPGGVGGGPGGYVRGPTITHLGTRPGQPTTPVATAGTPVPGVVPVPATTAGQGVGGAPTPLDHQPHNPASQPVFPGYAGAKVEMHTGVHHTVPAYSASLPAAPQPQVGGVANANVVHQTAAAAVGAAAAAVAAAGAATQGTGQFQRLKVEDALSYLDQVKLRFGKQPQVYNDFLDIMKEFKSQSIDTPGVIARVSQLFRGHPELIVGFNTFLPPGYKIEVQGNEQVKVSVSVPGQQTTVVHTPQGVHHHITSTHHPPPPPPPAVTVKPPHHPPPQRSLSAAVTQHPGPGLVGTHTVHNVTGGTTGPGSGGSSGVVTGGGGGGGGGGGAGGGPGGGGSGVGAGAGGGAASVSQVANVSGGNSTPSAANTSCSSNATNNTTTGTPHSTNTAPQHPNREPQPPPPPPHHHHHHHQAPAQPVEFNHAINYVNKIKLRFQGQPDIYKQFLEILHTYQKEQRHIKDGGSIPTRALTETEVYEKVAKLFENQEDLLQEFSQFLPDATNNSATQAAVSDIMDQYRTHHGSNKTVSNDHTSVKKSNIKATCGLGPGNNLVSGPGNAPNKTSSMFGLQLKRPHSGPTQTHTHSHAQPPVKKPKLGYLKDMSAAEAGKYATLAEYAFFDKVRKALRHEETYHNFLRCITLYNEEIITRSELVQLVHPFLAKFPDLLKWFKEFVGYREGSMGSSDIIPSSVAKQERISGDLAMEIDYTTCKRLGASYCALPKSYPQPKCSGRTSLCREVLNDTWVSFPSWSEDSTFVTSRKTQYEEYIYRCEDERFELDVVLETNLATMRVLEGVHKKLQRMSPEEAARFRLDDCLGGNSPTIHQRAIRRIYGDKAPDIIDGLKKNPVVAVPLVLRRLKAKDEEWREAQKGFNKIWREQNEKYYLKSLDHQGITFKQTDVKTIRSKSLLNDIETLFDERHEQAEENGEIITGPHMVLHYPDKFILDDAANLVIHHVKRQTTYHKDDKGKIKQIVRHFIPDLLFHTRQEMSDDEKDIDEDDEEEEEVKSEGKSEGGNRRDLRGRECKQVSSTQCVTTTTSTTTTPTPTNNNTNKRKTRNRGIDQEKDGDFKNSGNNNNNNHSKAKDDMKGKTAINGDATEEEKISIKTEIDDEKLEIKEEPGTTGNGSLEPDDEYRLFMCNNNWYLFLRLHQILCCRLTTMYEHAVRIAAEEAKDKKDRKEATAVALRLKPKNEIAVEDYYPAMLDMIKNVLDGNLESTAYEDTLREMFGIHAYTGFTMDKVVTGAVRQLQHLVCDDPPAQCTSMFLAEAKRGGAGGPVASAHRRLAAEQAYQKRSERLLQDENCFKVYTYKRNCRMTIELIDTEIEEGEESGGSPSTGVSHSGPMPSSNHSTIPPAVTEVERWSEYVEKYVSSVTPQISPAMQAQLSRKPVFLPRNLRSWRKLTASRQTNQDVEKGGCPEDIKPPVCPDMDAVDNTQCKFNLSSFKMVFVVNSDSYMYKKQALKRAKQSHEQVSQRMRSGLISWHSDWCARHVSEADQRAATDWFLGHTDGLRPNSTRILRINDPSRPPFAPYNKYKCELEESGGS is encoded by the exons ATGAACCGTCGTGTGGATGATCTGTCTGGACGGGGAGAGGCAGTGTCAGGCATCGTGAGTGCAGGGGGTGTTGCCGGTGGGTTGACCCAGGGGGGCCAGGGTGTCACTGGTGGCcctgggggggtgggtgggggcccTGGGGGATACGTGCGTGGACCCACCATCACTCACTTGGGAACCAGACCTGGTCAACCTACAACGCCAGTAGCAACCGCCGGGACCCCTGTGCCTGGAGTAGTGCCTGTGCCAGCCACCACCGCTGGGCAGGGGGTTGGGGGCGCGCCAACCCCCCTCGACCACCAGCCACACAACCCAGCCTCTCAGCCAG TTTTTCCAGGTTATGCCGGAGCCAAAGTGGAAATGCACACTGGAGTCCATCACACAGTCCCAGCATACTCAGCCAGCCTCCCTGCAGCACCCCAGCCCCAG gttgGAGGGGTAGCCAATGCAAATGTTGTGCATCAGACAGCAGCTGCTGCTGTGGGGGCTGCTGCTGCAGCTGTTGCAGCAGCAGGGGCTGCCACTCAGGGGACAGGCCAATTCCAAAGATTGAAAGTAGAAGATGCTCTCTCCTACTTAGATCAG GTTAAGCTGAGGTTTGGGAAGCAGCCCCAAGTCTACAATGATTTCTTGGATATTATGAAGGAGTTTAAGTCACAGTCTATCGACACCCCAGGAGTCATAGCACGCGTGTCTCAGCTGTTCCGGGGTCATCCAGAACTTATTGTTGGCTTCAACACCTTCCTCCCACCCGGCTACAAAATTGAGGTGCAAGGGAATGAGCAGGTGAAG GTCAGTGTAAGTGTCCCTGGACAACAAACAACTGTGGTTCACACTCCACAAGGTGTTCATCACCACATCACCTCCactcaccatccaccaccacctccaccgcctgctgTCACTGTCAAGCCTCCACATCATCCACCACCTCAAAG ATCATTATCAGCTGCCGTAACTCAGCATCCTGGGCCAGGGCTTGTTGGAACTCATACTGTTCATAATGTAACTGGAGGAACCACTGGGCCAGGAAGTGGAGGGAGCAGTGGTGTTGTTACtgggggaggtgggggtgggggtgggggtggaggggctggaggaggtcctggtgggggtggtagtggtgttggtgctggagcTGGAGGAGGTGCTGCCAGTGTTAGTCAGGTAGCCAATGTTAGTGGTGGGAACAGCACTCCCTCTGCAGCAAATACCAGTTGTAGCTCAAATGCCACTAATAACACCACAACAGGGACGCCACACTCCACTAACACAGCCCCACAGCACCCAAACCGAGaacctcagccaccaccacctccccctcatcatcaccatcaccatcatcaggctCCAGCACAACCTGTGGAATTCAACCATGCAATTAATTATGTTAATAAGATAAAG TTACGATTTCAAGGTCAGCCAGATATTTACAAACAGTTCCTAGAGATCCTACACACTTACCAGAAGGAACAACGGCATATCAAGGATGGAGGATCCATTCCCACTCGGGCTCTCACAGAAACAGAAGTCTACGAGAAG GTTGCAAAATTGTTTGAAAATCAAGAGGACCTGTTACAAGAGTTTAGTCAGTTTTTGCCAGATGCTACCAACAACTCTGCAACCCAGGCAGCTGTTTCTGATATTATGGATCAATATCGCACTCACCATGGG AGCAACAAGACTGTCAGTAATGATCACACGTCTGTGAAGAAGTCAAACATAAAAGCCACATGTGGGCTGGGGCCAGGAAACAATCTGGTCAGTGGGCCTGGCAATGCCCCCAACAAAACCTCAAGCATGTTTGGGCTTCAGCTAAAGCGGCCACACTCAGGGCCCACGCAGACCCACACTCACTCACATGCTCAGCCTCCTGTAAAGAAGCCAAAGCTTGGATACCTGAAGGACATGAGTGCTGCAGAAGCTGGGAAGTATGCTACCTTGGCAGAGTATGCTTTCTTTGACAAG gTGCGGAAAGCTCTGCGACACGAAGAAACATACCACAACTTTTTGAGATGTATTACATTGTACAATGAAGAAATTATTACTCGCTCAGAGCTAGTGCAACTAGTCCACCCATTCCTTGCCAAGTTCCCAGATCTCCTCAAGTGGTTTAAG GAGTTTGTGGGATACAGAGAAGGATCGATGGGTTCTTCAGACATTATTCCCTCATCCGTTGCCAAACAGGAAAGAATAAGTGGTGATTTAGCCATGGAAATAG aTTACACAACATGCAAGAGGCTAGGAGCCTCCTATTGTGCTCTCCCCAAGTCATATCCTCAACCAAAATGTTCTGGTCGCACAAGTTTGTGCCGGGAAGTCCTCAATGACACTTGGGTGTCATTTCCTTCTTGGTCAGAGGATTCCACATTTGTTACTTCTCGGAAAACACAGTATGAAGAGTATATTTATCGATGTGAAGATGAGAGGTTTGAG CTTGATGTCGTCCTTGAGACAAATCTAGCCACTATGAGGGTACTGGAAGGTGTACACAAGAAGCTTCAGAGAATGAGTCCAGAGGAAGCTGCAAGGTTTAGATTAGACGACTGCCTAGGAGGCAACTCCCCCACGATACACCAAAGGGCTATTCGCAGAATATATGGTGACAAAGCTCCTGATATCATAGATGGACTAAAGAAGAACCCAGTCGTTGCAGTGCCTTTGGTGTTGAGGAGGCTAAAAGCAAAG gatgaagaatggagagaagctCAGAAAGGTTTCAATAAAATATGGAGAGAACAGAATGAAAAATACTACCTAAAGTCCTTAGATCATCAGGGTATTACTTTTAAGCAGACTGATGTCAAAACCATCCGATCAAAAAGTTTGCTGAATGACATAGAAACATTATTTGATGAG CGTCATGAGCAAgcagaagaaaatggggaaatcaTCACTGGGCCTCACATGGTTCTCCATTATCCGGACAAATTTATTCTAGACGATGCAGCAAACTTAGTCATTCATCACGTCAAAAGACAAACTACATACCATAAAGATGACAAAGGCAAAATCAAGCAAATAGTCAGACATTTCATTCCTGATCTCCTCTTCCACACCAGACAGGAGATGTCTGATGACGAGAAGGATATAGATG aagatgatgaagaggaggaagaagttaagaGTGAGGGTAAAAGTGAAGGAGGCAATCGTCGGGATCTCAGAGGCCGTGAATGCAAACAAGTGTCATCCACGCAATgtgtcacaaccaccacctccaccaccaccacccccacccccacaaacaacaacaccaataagAGGAAAACCAGAAACAGAGGAATTGatcaagaaaaagatggagactTCAAAAACAGtggaaataataacaacaataatcatagtaaagccAAAGATGATATGAAGGGTAAAACTGCCATTAATGGTGATgcaacagaggaggaaaagatcagCATCAAAACTGAAATAGATGATGAAAAgttggaaataaaggaagaacctGGTACCACTGGGAATGGAAGCTTGGAACCA GATGATGAATACCGGCTGTTTATGTGCAACAACAATTGGTATCTTTTCCTTCGATTACATCAAATTCTGTGCTGTAGACTCACCACAATGTATGAACATGCAGTCAGAATTGCAGCTGAAGAAGCTAAGgataagaaagacaggaaggaagcaaCAGCAGTTGCCTTGCGTCTCAAACCGAAAA ATGAGATTGCTGTTGAAGACTACTATCCTGCCATGCTTGATATGATAAAGAACGTGCTGGATGGCAACTTGGAATCAACAGCATATGAAGATACGTTGAGGGAGATGTTTGGCATCCACGCCTACACTGGATTCACCATGGATAAG GTTGTAACAGGAGCTGTGAGACAACTCCAACATTTGGTATGTGATGATCCTCCTGCCCAGTGCACATCCATGTTCCTAGCTGAGGCCAAGCGAGGGGGTGCTGGGGGTCCTGTGGCCTCTGCACACCGAAGGTTGGCTGCTGAACAGGCATATCAGAAGAGATCAGAAAGGCTCTTGCAAGATGAAAACTGCTTCAAAGTTTATACA TACAAACGGAATTGCAGGATGACAATTGAGTTAATAGACACTGAgattgaagaaggagaagagagtggagggagtCCAAGTACTGGAGTGAGTCACAGTGGTCCAATGCCATCCTCTAATCATTCCACCATTCCACCGGCTGTAACagaagtggagagatggagtgaATATGTTGAAAAATATGTCTCCTCTGTTACACCAcag ATCTCTCCTGCTATGCAGGCCCAGCTGTCCAGAAAGCCAGTATTTTTACCAAGAAACCTACGTTCCTGGCGGAAATTAACAGCATCTCGGCAAACCAATCAAGACGTTGAAAA gggAGGCTGCCCAGAAGATATCAAACCACCTGTCTGTCCTGACATGGATGCTGTTGACAACACTCAGTGCAAATTCAACCTGTCTTCATTCAAGATGGTCTTCGTAGTCAATAGTGATTCATACATGTACAAGAAACAAGCACTCAAAAGAGCTAAGCAG AGTCATGAACAAGTGAGTCAAAGGATGCGCAGTGGCTTAATATCCTGGCACAGTGACTGGTGTGCAAGACATGTCTCGGAGGCAGACCAGAGAGCTGCCACGGACTGGTTTTTGGGACATACGGATGGGTTGCGGCCAAACAGTACTAGAATATTGCGCATTAATGATCCCTCCCGACCACCCTTTGCACCCTACAATAAGTACAAGTGTGAACTTGAGGAGAGTGGTGGGTCCTAA
- the LOC127004480 gene encoding paired amphipathic helix protein Sin3a-like isoform X3: MNRRVDDLSGRGEAVSGIVSAGGVAGGLTQGGQGVTGGPGGVGGGPGGYVRGPTITHLGTRPGQPTTPVATAGTPVPGVVPVPATTAGQGVGGAPTPLDHQPHNPASQPVFPGYAGAKVEMHTGVHHTVPAYSASLPAAPQPQGDGLSGMVEGRTVGGIGGLVSPGSIGPPPSVLQHVTTQPQVGGVANANVVHQTAAAAVGAAAAAVAAAGAATQGTGQFQRLKVEDALSYLDQVKLRFGKQPQVYNDFLDIMKEFKSQSIDTPGVIARVSQLFRGHPELIVGFNTFLPPGYKIEVQGNEQVKVSVSVPGQQTTVVHTPQGVHHHITSTHHPPPPPPPAVTVKPPHHPPPQRSLSAAVTQHPGPGLVGTHTVHNVTGGTTGPGSGGSSGVVTGGGGGGGGGGGAGGGPGGGGSGVGAGAGGGAASVSQVANVSGGNSTPSAANTSCSSNATNNTTTGTPHSTNTAPQHPNREPQPPPPPPHHHHHHHQAPAQPVEFNHAINYVNKIKLRFQGQPDIYKQFLEILHTYQKEQRHIKDGGSIPTRALTETEVYEKVAKLFENQEDLLQEFSQFLPDATNNSATQAAVSDIMDQYRTHHGSNKTVSNDHTSVKKSNIKATCGLGPGNNLVSGPGNAPNKTSSMFGLQLKRPHSGPTQTHTHSHAQPPVKKPKLGYLKDMSAAEAGKYATLAEYAFFDKVRKALRHEETYHNFLRCITLYNEEIITRSELVQLVHPFLAKFPDLLKWFKEFVGYREGSMGSSDIIPSSVAKQERISGDLAMEIDYTTCKRLGASYCALPKSYPQPKCSGRTSLCREVLNDTWVSFPSWSEDSTFVTSRKTQYEEYIYRCEDERFELDVVLETNLATMRVLEGVHKKLQRMSPEEAARFRLDDCLGGNSPTIHQRAIRRIYGDKAPDIIDGLKKNPVVAVPLVLRRLKAKDEEWREAQKGFNKIWREQNEKYYLKSLDHQGITFKQTDVKTIRSKSLLNDIETLFDERHEQAEENGEIITGPHMVLHYPDKFILDDAANLVIHHVKRQTTYHKDDKGKIKQIVRHFIPDLLFHTRQEMSDDEKDIDEDDEEEEEVKSEGKSEGGNRRDLRGRECKQVSSTQCVTTTTSTTTTPTPTNNNTNKRKTRNRGIDQEKDGDFKNSGNNNNNNHSKAKDDMKGKTAINGDATEEEKISIKTEIDDEKLEIKEEPGTTGNGSLEPDDEYRLFMCNNNWYLFLRLHQILCCRLTTMYEHAVRIAAEEAKDKKDRKEATAVALRLKPKNEIAVEDYYPAMLDMIKNVLDGNLESTAYEDTLREMFGIHAYTGFTMDKVVTGAVRQLQHLVCDDPPAQCTSMFLAEAKRGGAGGPVASAHRRLAAEQAYQKRSERLLQDENCFKVYTYKRNCRMTIELIDTEIEEGEESGGSPSTGVSHSGPMPSSNHSTIPPAVTEVERWSEYVEKYVSSVTPQISPAMQAQLSRKPVFLPRNLRSWRKLTASRQTNQDVEKGGCPEDIKPPVCPDMDAVDNTQCKFNLSSFKMVFVVNSDSYMYKKQALKRAKQSHEQVSQRMRSGLISWHSDWCARHVSEADQRAATDWFLGHTDGLRPNSTRILRINDPSRPPFAPYNKYKCELEESGGS; the protein is encoded by the exons ATGAACCGTCGTGTGGATGATCTGTCTGGACGGGGAGAGGCAGTGTCAGGCATCGTGAGTGCAGGGGGTGTTGCCGGTGGGTTGACCCAGGGGGGCCAGGGTGTCACTGGTGGCcctgggggggtgggtgggggcccTGGGGGATACGTGCGTGGACCCACCATCACTCACTTGGGAACCAGACCTGGTCAACCTACAACGCCAGTAGCAACCGCCGGGACCCCTGTGCCTGGAGTAGTGCCTGTGCCAGCCACCACCGCTGGGCAGGGGGTTGGGGGCGCGCCAACCCCCCTCGACCACCAGCCACACAACCCAGCCTCTCAGCCAG TTTTTCCAGGTTATGCCGGAGCCAAAGTGGAAATGCACACTGGAGTCCATCACACAGTCCCAGCATACTCAGCCAGCCTCCCTGCAGCACCCCAGCCCCAG gGTGATGGGCTGTCGGGCATGGTGGAAGGTCGTACAGTGGGTGGCATTGGTGGGCTGGTGTCCCCAGGTAGTATAGGACCACCTCCGTCTGTCCTGCAACAtgtaaccactcagccacag gttgGAGGGGTAGCCAATGCAAATGTTGTGCATCAGACAGCAGCTGCTGCTGTGGGGGCTGCTGCTGCAGCTGTTGCAGCAGCAGGGGCTGCCACTCAGGGGACAGGCCAATTCCAAAGATTGAAAGTAGAAGATGCTCTCTCCTACTTAGATCAG GTTAAGCTGAGGTTTGGGAAGCAGCCCCAAGTCTACAATGATTTCTTGGATATTATGAAGGAGTTTAAGTCACAGTCTATCGACACCCCAGGAGTCATAGCACGCGTGTCTCAGCTGTTCCGGGGTCATCCAGAACTTATTGTTGGCTTCAACACCTTCCTCCCACCCGGCTACAAAATTGAGGTGCAAGGGAATGAGCAGGTGAAG GTCAGTGTAAGTGTCCCTGGACAACAAACAACTGTGGTTCACACTCCACAAGGTGTTCATCACCACATCACCTCCactcaccatccaccaccacctccaccgcctgctgTCACTGTCAAGCCTCCACATCATCCACCACCTCAAAG ATCATTATCAGCTGCCGTAACTCAGCATCCTGGGCCAGGGCTTGTTGGAACTCATACTGTTCATAATGTAACTGGAGGAACCACTGGGCCAGGAAGTGGAGGGAGCAGTGGTGTTGTTACtgggggaggtgggggtgggggtgggggtggaggggctggaggaggtcctggtgggggtggtagtggtgttggtgctggagcTGGAGGAGGTGCTGCCAGTGTTAGTCAGGTAGCCAATGTTAGTGGTGGGAACAGCACTCCCTCTGCAGCAAATACCAGTTGTAGCTCAAATGCCACTAATAACACCACAACAGGGACGCCACACTCCACTAACACAGCCCCACAGCACCCAAACCGAGaacctcagccaccaccacctccccctcatcatcaccatcaccatcatcaggctCCAGCACAACCTGTGGAATTCAACCATGCAATTAATTATGTTAATAAGATAAAG TTACGATTTCAAGGTCAGCCAGATATTTACAAACAGTTCCTAGAGATCCTACACACTTACCAGAAGGAACAACGGCATATCAAGGATGGAGGATCCATTCCCACTCGGGCTCTCACAGAAACAGAAGTCTACGAGAAG GTTGCAAAATTGTTTGAAAATCAAGAGGACCTGTTACAAGAGTTTAGTCAGTTTTTGCCAGATGCTACCAACAACTCTGCAACCCAGGCAGCTGTTTCTGATATTATGGATCAATATCGCACTCACCATGGG AGCAACAAGACTGTCAGTAATGATCACACGTCTGTGAAGAAGTCAAACATAAAAGCCACATGTGGGCTGGGGCCAGGAAACAATCTGGTCAGTGGGCCTGGCAATGCCCCCAACAAAACCTCAAGCATGTTTGGGCTTCAGCTAAAGCGGCCACACTCAGGGCCCACGCAGACCCACACTCACTCACATGCTCAGCCTCCTGTAAAGAAGCCAAAGCTTGGATACCTGAAGGACATGAGTGCTGCAGAAGCTGGGAAGTATGCTACCTTGGCAGAGTATGCTTTCTTTGACAAG gTGCGGAAAGCTCTGCGACACGAAGAAACATACCACAACTTTTTGAGATGTATTACATTGTACAATGAAGAAATTATTACTCGCTCAGAGCTAGTGCAACTAGTCCACCCATTCCTTGCCAAGTTCCCAGATCTCCTCAAGTGGTTTAAG GAGTTTGTGGGATACAGAGAAGGATCGATGGGTTCTTCAGACATTATTCCCTCATCCGTTGCCAAACAGGAAAGAATAAGTGGTGATTTAGCCATGGAAATAG aTTACACAACATGCAAGAGGCTAGGAGCCTCCTATTGTGCTCTCCCCAAGTCATATCCTCAACCAAAATGTTCTGGTCGCACAAGTTTGTGCCGGGAAGTCCTCAATGACACTTGGGTGTCATTTCCTTCTTGGTCAGAGGATTCCACATTTGTTACTTCTCGGAAAACACAGTATGAAGAGTATATTTATCGATGTGAAGATGAGAGGTTTGAG CTTGATGTCGTCCTTGAGACAAATCTAGCCACTATGAGGGTACTGGAAGGTGTACACAAGAAGCTTCAGAGAATGAGTCCAGAGGAAGCTGCAAGGTTTAGATTAGACGACTGCCTAGGAGGCAACTCCCCCACGATACACCAAAGGGCTATTCGCAGAATATATGGTGACAAAGCTCCTGATATCATAGATGGACTAAAGAAGAACCCAGTCGTTGCAGTGCCTTTGGTGTTGAGGAGGCTAAAAGCAAAG gatgaagaatggagagaagctCAGAAAGGTTTCAATAAAATATGGAGAGAACAGAATGAAAAATACTACCTAAAGTCCTTAGATCATCAGGGTATTACTTTTAAGCAGACTGATGTCAAAACCATCCGATCAAAAAGTTTGCTGAATGACATAGAAACATTATTTGATGAG CGTCATGAGCAAgcagaagaaaatggggaaatcaTCACTGGGCCTCACATGGTTCTCCATTATCCGGACAAATTTATTCTAGACGATGCAGCAAACTTAGTCATTCATCACGTCAAAAGACAAACTACATACCATAAAGATGACAAAGGCAAAATCAAGCAAATAGTCAGACATTTCATTCCTGATCTCCTCTTCCACACCAGACAGGAGATGTCTGATGACGAGAAGGATATAGATG aagatgatgaagaggaggaagaagttaagaGTGAGGGTAAAAGTGAAGGAGGCAATCGTCGGGATCTCAGAGGCCGTGAATGCAAACAAGTGTCATCCACGCAATgtgtcacaaccaccacctccaccaccaccacccccacccccacaaacaacaacaccaataagAGGAAAACCAGAAACAGAGGAATTGatcaagaaaaagatggagactTCAAAAACAGtggaaataataacaacaataatcatagtaaagccAAAGATGATATGAAGGGTAAAACTGCCATTAATGGTGATgcaacagaggaggaaaagatcagCATCAAAACTGAAATAGATGATGAAAAgttggaaataaaggaagaacctGGTACCACTGGGAATGGAAGCTTGGAACCA GATGATGAATACCGGCTGTTTATGTGCAACAACAATTGGTATCTTTTCCTTCGATTACATCAAATTCTGTGCTGTAGACTCACCACAATGTATGAACATGCAGTCAGAATTGCAGCTGAAGAAGCTAAGgataagaaagacaggaaggaagcaaCAGCAGTTGCCTTGCGTCTCAAACCGAAAA ATGAGATTGCTGTTGAAGACTACTATCCTGCCATGCTTGATATGATAAAGAACGTGCTGGATGGCAACTTGGAATCAACAGCATATGAAGATACGTTGAGGGAGATGTTTGGCATCCACGCCTACACTGGATTCACCATGGATAAG GTTGTAACAGGAGCTGTGAGACAACTCCAACATTTGGTATGTGATGATCCTCCTGCCCAGTGCACATCCATGTTCCTAGCTGAGGCCAAGCGAGGGGGTGCTGGGGGTCCTGTGGCCTCTGCACACCGAAGGTTGGCTGCTGAACAGGCATATCAGAAGAGATCAGAAAGGCTCTTGCAAGATGAAAACTGCTTCAAAGTTTATACA TACAAACGGAATTGCAGGATGACAATTGAGTTAATAGACACTGAgattgaagaaggagaagagagtggagggagtCCAAGTACTGGAGTGAGTCACAGTGGTCCAATGCCATCCTCTAATCATTCCACCATTCCACCGGCTGTAACagaagtggagagatggagtgaATATGTTGAAAAATATGTCTCCTCTGTTACACCAcag ATCTCTCCTGCTATGCAGGCCCAGCTGTCCAGAAAGCCAGTATTTTTACCAAGAAACCTACGTTCCTGGCGGAAATTAACAGCATCTCGGCAAACCAATCAAGACGTTGAAAA gggAGGCTGCCCAGAAGATATCAAACCACCTGTCTGTCCTGACATGGATGCTGTTGACAACACTCAGTGCAAATTCAACCTGTCTTCATTCAAGATGGTCTTCGTAGTCAATAGTGATTCATACATGTACAAGAAACAAGCACTCAAAAGAGCTAAGCAG AGTCATGAACAAGTGAGTCAAAGGATGCGCAGTGGCTTAATATCCTGGCACAGTGACTGGTGTGCAAGACATGTCTCGGAGGCAGACCAGAGAGCTGCCACGGACTGGTTTTTGGGACATACGGATGGGTTGCGGCCAAACAGTACTAGAATATTGCGCATTAATGATCCCTCCCGACCACCCTTTGCACCCTACAATAAGTACAAGTGTGAACTTGAGGAGAGTGGTGGGTCCTAA